One window of uncultured Trichococcus sp. genomic DNA carries:
- a CDS encoding LysR family transcriptional regulator substrate-binding protein yields the protein MEPAVTLRVHDDYSILSMIETGLGISILPELVLRKTNYEVAILPIEPAVTRKIGLVMKEKQSLPIACKHFIAFLMNSSASLP from the coding sequence TTGGAACCCGCCGTCACCTTGCGCGTCCACGACGACTACTCGATTTTGTCGATGATCGAAACAGGCCTGGGCATCAGCATTTTGCCGGAACTCGTTTTGCGCAAGACCAATTATGAGGTCGCCATTCTCCCAATCGAGCCCGCCGTCACGAGGAAGATCGGACTTGTCATGAAAGAAAAGCAGTCCTTGCCGATTGCCTGTAAACACTTCATTGCATTTTTGATGAACAGCAGCGCTTCTCTGCCTTGA
- a CDS encoding SWIM zinc finger family protein: MNINNFQKYINQTILGRGYDYYMDGRVDEEYVRKGNTYIFLVEGSEVYEVSMELDESGEIIHAKCDCPYDLGPICKHEAAVFFQLAEIINDGDVKWDIKEAQTEQPGIKEVLNKLSKEELIRIIIEIVPKNDTLEESLILRYSDGNNEQELKQVAKLIQRIVNKYVGRGGVIQYGQICGYVGEMVGILEKARNTADSLLALEIIIMVLHEAMEAYQYAYDSDGDIECLVSECFEAMEDLVLGEKISDSSLKQKLFNRLMEDSNDHAYDDWQEFIIDILRLCAEVADTVALRLLLKDRIMAYLNNPDIDEYAAPLLQILHRLIVVYGTDAEALQFEEENSAQASFREMLIERAKKENNFEKVIALAMEGEKQDDYNAGRKPKWKEIRYEAYKKLSLKAEQARLAKELLFDGQFEYYQELKDLNTGDEKEFYDELKSKLKEDTRWQAKNIYINLIEQEDDTDEIMAYVRENPQYVARYAELLKDKYADEVVAFYNNHIKSAAHSSSKRSAYQNVCSLIRRYKNIAGKDIAAELVNELLVLYKKKRAFVDELSKLGYGN; the protein is encoded by the coding sequence GTGAATATCAATAATTTCCAAAAATACATTAACCAAACCATTTTGGGCAGAGGGTATGATTACTACATGGACGGCCGTGTAGATGAGGAGTATGTCCGCAAAGGAAATACCTATATTTTTCTGGTGGAAGGAAGCGAAGTGTACGAAGTTTCAATGGAACTTGATGAATCGGGAGAAATCATCCATGCCAAATGTGATTGTCCCTATGACCTCGGTCCAATCTGCAAACACGAAGCAGCGGTGTTTTTTCAGCTCGCCGAAATCATCAACGACGGGGACGTCAAATGGGACATTAAGGAAGCGCAGACTGAGCAACCGGGAATCAAAGAGGTTCTGAATAAACTTTCCAAAGAGGAATTGATCAGGATCATAATCGAAATCGTCCCTAAAAATGATACTTTGGAAGAAAGTCTGATTCTAAGATACTCTGATGGGAACAACGAACAGGAGCTTAAACAGGTTGCCAAGCTTATCCAACGTATCGTGAATAAGTATGTCGGCAGAGGTGGAGTGATACAATACGGGCAAATCTGCGGTTATGTGGGTGAGATGGTTGGTATCCTGGAAAAGGCGAGAAACACAGCGGATAGTTTATTGGCCTTGGAAATCATTATAATGGTTCTGCATGAGGCAATGGAAGCTTACCAATACGCATATGATTCCGATGGGGATATTGAATGCTTGGTGTCGGAGTGCTTTGAGGCCATGGAGGATCTTGTCCTCGGGGAAAAAATTTCCGATAGCTCCTTAAAGCAAAAGTTGTTCAACAGACTGATGGAAGACAGTAATGACCACGCCTATGATGATTGGCAAGAATTCATAATCGATATTCTCCGTTTGTGCGCGGAAGTCGCGGACACAGTAGCGTTGCGACTCCTGCTCAAGGATAGGATAATGGCCTATCTGAATAATCCTGACATTGATGAATATGCAGCTCCCTTGTTGCAAATCCTGCACAGATTGATTGTTGTGTATGGAACGGATGCTGAAGCGTTGCAATTCGAGGAGGAGAACAGCGCCCAGGCATCCTTTCGGGAAATGTTGATCGAGAGAGCCAAAAAGGAAAACAACTTCGAAAAAGTCATCGCATTGGCTATGGAGGGTGAAAAACAAGACGATTACAATGCGGGAAGAAAGCCTAAGTGGAAAGAAATCCGCTATGAAGCCTACAAAAAATTATCCTTAAAGGCTGAACAGGCGCGGTTAGCCAAGGAACTGCTCTTTGACGGCCAGTTTGAATACTATCAGGAACTCAAGGATCTGAACACTGGGGACGAAAAAGAATTCTATGATGAGTTGAAGTCAAAATTGAAAGAGGATACCCGTTGGCAAGCGAAGAACATCTATATAAATCTCATTGAACAGGAAGATGATACAGATGAAATCATGGCGTACGTCAGGGAGAACCCTCAATACGTAGCGAGATATGCAGAGCTTTTAAAAGACAAATATGCGGATGAAGTGGTGGCATTTTATAATAATCACATAAAATCTGCTGCTCATTCCTCCTCAAAAAGAAGTGCTTATCAAAATGTCTGTAGCCTCATCAGACGGTACAAAAACATCGCCGGAAAAGACATTGCCGCAGAATTGGTGAACGAACTACTTGTCCTTTACAAGAAAAAGCGCGCCTTTGTGGATGAACTGAGCAAGCTTGGTTATGGGAATTAA
- a CDS encoding alkaline phosphatase, producing the protein MVNKRIRKTITAALVAGVMSTATIAPVMAASNNNVNLTGNGKDVKNVILMISDGWGYNQILATDYYTEGKAGTQVYENFPTQLALSTYSLGDLTTADNADGVYDPATVWENFNTLMNNPTDSAAAGTAMSTGVKTYDAAIGVDEQPEDLTHMTQDFEDQGKATGVVSSVEFSHATPASFVAHHESRNDYSILANEMIKDSATDVIMGAGNPLYDNNGDAAAVPNYKYVGGADTWNGLVDGSLDVSDADGDGIDDAWTLIQSKEEFEALQTGETASRVIGVPEVYTTLQQARGGDSQANAYEVEQNSNVPGLDVMTTGALNVLDNDEDGFFLMVEGGAIDWAGHANQSGRLIEEQAAFNDSVEAVYEWVEENSNWGETLLIVTGDHETGYLTGTAGVYDEVVNNGTGVMPTMAWNSGSHTNQLIPFFAKGAGAEIFKKVADETDPVRGAYLDNTEISEVIRALID; encoded by the coding sequence ATGGTAAACAAAAGAATCAGAAAAACAATCACGGCAGCTTTGGTGGCGGGGGTTATGAGCACAGCGACGATTGCTCCGGTCATGGCTGCCTCAAACAACAATGTGAATTTGACCGGCAACGGCAAAGATGTCAAGAATGTCATTCTGATGATTTCCGATGGCTGGGGATACAACCAAATTTTAGCGACGGACTATTATACTGAAGGCAAAGCAGGTACGCAAGTCTACGAAAACTTCCCGACACAATTGGCTTTGAGCACTTATTCGCTGGGAGATCTGACGACGGCAGACAACGCTGATGGCGTATATGATCCTGCTACTGTTTGGGAAAATTTCAACACATTGATGAACAACCCGACTGACTCTGCCGCTGCCGGTACAGCGATGTCAACAGGCGTGAAAACCTATGATGCCGCAATCGGTGTCGATGAGCAACCCGAAGATTTGACGCATATGACACAAGATTTTGAAGATCAAGGCAAGGCCACTGGTGTCGTCAGTTCTGTGGAGTTCAGCCATGCGACGCCAGCAAGTTTCGTGGCGCATCACGAGAGCCGCAATGATTACAGCATTTTGGCGAACGAAATGATCAAAGACAGCGCGACCGACGTCATCATGGGTGCCGGAAATCCGCTGTATGACAATAATGGCGATGCTGCAGCCGTACCGAACTATAAATATGTAGGTGGAGCAGATACATGGAACGGATTGGTTGACGGTTCATTGGATGTTTCCGATGCGGACGGCGACGGAATCGATGATGCCTGGACACTGATCCAAAGCAAAGAGGAGTTCGAAGCGCTTCAAACCGGTGAAACAGCAAGCCGCGTCATCGGCGTGCCGGAAGTCTATACGACATTGCAGCAAGCAAGAGGTGGGGATTCCCAGGCCAACGCTTATGAAGTGGAGCAAAACAGCAACGTACCTGGACTTGATGTGATGACAACGGGCGCATTGAACGTCCTAGATAACGACGAAGACGGCTTCTTTCTGATGGTCGAAGGCGGCGCAATCGACTGGGCAGGGCATGCCAATCAGAGCGGACGCCTGATCGAGGAACAGGCAGCCTTCAATGATTCAGTAGAAGCTGTCTACGAATGGGTGGAAGAAAACAGCAATTGGGGCGAAACGCTGCTGATCGTTACCGGCGACCACGAGACCGGCTATCTGACCGGAACAGCAGGCGTGTATGATGAAGTGGTGAACAACGGAACAGGCGTGATGCCGACGATGGCATGGAATTCCGGGAGCCACACCAACCAATTGATTCCTTTCTTTGCGAAGGGTGCTGGGGCAGAAATTTTCAAGAAAGTTGCCGACGAAACGGATCCTGTAAGGGGAGCATACTTGGATAATACGGAAATTTCCGAAGTCATTCGTGCGTTGATCGATTAA
- a CDS encoding ADP-ribosylglycohydrolase family protein translates to MLGAIIGDIIGSRFEWHNHKYKEFELFTEDCRMTDDSIMTLAVAKALMETEKAMQSVADGLERSDVYYELLEKLSIQYMQAFGRRYPDCGFSRAFFQWIISDNPQPYNSFGNGAAMRISPVAYIGRTVSEIQRLSETVTGVSHNHEEGLKGAEATAIAIYMARSDSSKDEIRKMIGENYYQLDFTLDEIRESYRFTTDCQATVPQAITAFREATSFEDAIRNAVSLGGDSDTLAAIAGAIAEAHYGIPEQIKERALSYFDAELLSVYEEWVRFIKDKNQ, encoded by the coding sequence ATGTTGGGCGCAATCATCGGGGACATCATCGGCTCCCGTTTCGAATGGCATAACCATAAATACAAGGAGTTTGAACTGTTCACGGAAGACTGCCGGATGACGGACGACAGCATCATGACGCTTGCGGTCGCCAAGGCGCTGATGGAAACGGAAAAGGCAATGCAGTCCGTTGCTGATGGGCTGGAGCGTAGCGATGTGTATTACGAATTGCTGGAGAAGCTGAGCATCCAATACATGCAAGCGTTCGGGCGCCGCTACCCAGATTGCGGCTTCAGCAGAGCGTTCTTCCAATGGATCATCAGCGACAATCCTCAGCCATACAACAGCTTCGGCAACGGAGCAGCCATGCGGATCAGTCCGGTTGCGTATATCGGAAGAACTGTTTCGGAAATTCAACGACTTTCCGAAACGGTAACGGGTGTGTCGCACAACCATGAAGAAGGCCTGAAGGGCGCGGAAGCAACGGCAATAGCCATCTACATGGCGCGCTCGGACTCGTCGAAAGATGAAATCAGAAAAATGATTGGGGAAAACTACTATCAACTGGATTTCACACTGGATGAAATCAGGGAATCCTACCGCTTCACAACGGATTGCCAAGCAACGGTTCCTCAAGCCATCACAGCCTTTCGGGAAGCCACTTCGTTCGAGGATGCCATCCGCAACGCGGTTTCGCTTGGCGGGGACAGCGATACACTGGCCGCCATTGCTGGTGCGATCGCGGAAGCCCATTACGGCATTCCCGAACAGATCAAAGAACGAGCATTGAGCTATTTCGATGCGGAACTGCTCTCAGTGTATGAGGAATGGGTTCGGTTCATAAAGGACAAAAATCAGTAA